A section of the Deinococcus cellulosilyticus NBRC 106333 = KACC 11606 genome encodes:
- a CDS encoding FtsK/SpoIIIE family DNA translocase, with product MTKRIKSASKSKKVPVQPGNHEVYGLVLFAVALFCMLCIYAPSQYTGGLGTSVRDYLKDNLGWAAYAIPLYPIVYGVLSFMEKSPKTISRQVIASLILLVSGLLASNIIEPLSGGQWLGYITEPIRQSISWGGLLLPLVGVTLGAEVLLLLPPFSLLIAFFRLISERVVGLAQTTELNSQQRKLYGKLRVHEQELEALMSLYPSAQELKVWLTTLRKAKVNIPDFTPEEKLQLEEELNNTQELLQEFSTKKAREITEHLQEEEYPLPELPHELERPLKLELQSAQLMEGHRVMLTREYNELLGTIRKMNRERDMNIKTLSGNVRAVQLRQVLSQQESRTLSWKQTSKAVTAWQQQVDIFVPWMEFLVEVAAHAQGLVLDSELAKKLTQNFKKTLREIGWWEKSLENLQGSPAVPASKNEVAENVEFDLDFSSLEFSFEDPTPISADPVPAPTYTPPAPASREEEETPPWMEAEEPEDDPAEASNPLEPQQPKANLKDPQPTVGAIPATKPTPDLLDPIPNTTQDRRILDQMARERADLISQTLSEFKVQARVVDHARGPTVTRYEIEPAPGEKISRISGLSNDLARALAVGGVRVEAPVPGKSVIGLEVPNAEREPITFHAAIASKAFGDSKAKLPIVLGKSIDGEMYVGDLARMPHLLIAGSTGSGKSVCVNTLIVSLLYRYLPQELRFVMIDPKMVELTPYDGIPHLIRPVVTNPADAAGVLLGTVAHMERRYKMMSQVGAKNLEQYNAKMRQIGEPELPFMVIIIDELADLMITSPKEVESAIMRLAQMARATGMHLVLATQRPSVDILTSLIKVNVPARIAFAVSSSHDSRTILDNTGAERLTGQGDMLFYQPGLVKPVRLQGPYISEGETVRINDYLRRQFFEDWFGEAYGTDFDGVDEGGAGPKANGPMDFSDPLLRQAAEICIEEGQGSVSRLQRRLSVGHARAGKLMDMLEAMGIVSKHQGSKPRDILITREDLPEFFGK from the coding sequence GTGACCAAACGCATAAAATCCGCCAGCAAAAGCAAGAAAGTGCCTGTTCAACCGGGGAACCACGAGGTGTACGGACTGGTGCTTTTCGCCGTTGCGCTCTTCTGCATGCTGTGCATTTATGCCCCCAGTCAGTACACCGGAGGGCTGGGCACTTCCGTCCGGGATTACCTCAAGGACAATCTGGGCTGGGCGGCATATGCCATTCCCCTGTATCCCATTGTGTACGGGGTGCTTTCCTTTATGGAGAAGAGCCCAAAAACCATTTCCCGTCAGGTGATTGCCAGCCTGATCCTGCTGGTGTCTGGCCTGCTTGCCAGCAACATCATTGAGCCCCTCTCAGGAGGGCAGTGGCTGGGGTACATCACCGAACCCATTCGCCAGAGCATCAGCTGGGGAGGTTTGCTGCTGCCCCTGGTGGGTGTGACGCTGGGTGCAGAGGTGCTGCTCCTGCTTCCCCCTTTCAGCCTGCTGATTGCCTTTTTTCGCCTGATCAGTGAACGGGTGGTGGGCCTCGCGCAGACCACCGAACTGAATTCCCAGCAACGCAAGCTGTACGGAAAACTCCGGGTGCATGAGCAGGAACTCGAAGCCCTGATGAGCCTCTACCCCTCTGCTCAGGAACTGAAAGTCTGGCTGACCACCCTGCGCAAGGCCAAGGTGAACATTCCCGATTTCACCCCTGAAGAGAAACTGCAGCTTGAAGAGGAATTGAACAACACCCAGGAATTGTTGCAGGAATTCTCCACCAAAAAAGCCCGCGAGATCACCGAGCATTTGCAGGAAGAAGAATATCCCCTGCCAGAACTGCCGCATGAACTCGAAAGGCCTCTGAAGCTGGAACTGCAGAGTGCACAGCTGATGGAAGGGCACCGGGTCATGCTGACCCGCGAGTACAACGAGCTTCTCGGAACCATCCGCAAAATGAACCGCGAGCGGGACATGAACATCAAGACCCTCTCCGGAAATGTGCGGGCCGTGCAACTGAGGCAGGTGCTGTCCCAGCAGGAAAGCCGCACCCTGTCCTGGAAACAGACCAGCAAGGCAGTCACAGCATGGCAGCAGCAGGTGGACATTTTTGTTCCCTGGATGGAGTTTCTGGTGGAAGTCGCAGCCCACGCCCAGGGTCTGGTGCTGGACAGCGAACTCGCCAAGAAACTCACCCAGAACTTCAAGAAAACCCTGCGCGAAATTGGCTGGTGGGAGAAGAGCCTGGAAAACCTGCAAGGGTCTCCGGCTGTTCCTGCCTCAAAAAACGAAGTGGCAGAGAACGTGGAATTTGATCTGGATTTCAGCAGCCTGGAGTTCTCTTTCGAGGACCCTACCCCCATCTCTGCTGATCCTGTTCCTGCTCCCACCTACACTCCTCCTGCGCCTGCATCCAGAGAAGAGGAAGAAACCCCTCCCTGGATGGAAGCAGAAGAACCAGAAGATGATCCTGCTGAGGCCTCCAACCCTCTGGAGCCCCAGCAGCCAAAAGCCAACCTGAAAGACCCTCAACCCACTGTGGGGGCCATTCCTGCCACCAAACCCACCCCGGACCTGCTTGATCCCATTCCCAACACCACCCAGGACCGCCGCATTCTGGACCAGATGGCCCGTGAACGTGCCGACCTGATCAGCCAGACCCTCTCAGAATTCAAGGTGCAGGCCCGGGTGGTGGACCATGCGCGGGGTCCAACGGTCACCCGCTATGAGATTGAACCTGCTCCCGGCGAGAAGATTTCCCGCATCTCCGGTCTGAGCAATGACCTGGCCCGCGCCCTCGCTGTGGGTGGGGTGCGTGTGGAAGCGCCCGTTCCCGGCAAAAGCGTGATCGGTCTGGAAGTGCCCAACGCCGAGCGTGAACCCATCACTTTCCATGCGGCGATTGCCTCCAAGGCTTTTGGGGACTCCAAAGCCAAACTGCCCATCGTGCTTGGCAAAAGCATTGACGGAGAGATGTATGTGGGCGATCTGGCCCGCATGCCCCACCTGCTGATTGCAGGGTCCACGGGCTCTGGAAAATCGGTGTGCGTGAACACCCTGATCGTGAGCCTGCTTTACCGTTACCTGCCCCAGGAACTGCGTTTCGTGATGATCGACCCCAAGATGGTGGAACTCACCCCCTACGACGGCATCCCTCACCTGATTCGCCCTGTGGTCACCAATCCTGCAGATGCCGCAGGCGTGCTGCTTGGAACGGTGGCGCACATGGAACGGCGCTACAAGATGATGAGCCAGGTCGGGGCCAAGAATCTGGAGCAGTACAACGCCAAGATGCGCCAGATTGGTGAGCCTGAACTGCCCTTCATGGTGATCATCATTGACGAGCTTGCCGACCTGATGATCACCAGTCCCAAGGAAGTGGAAAGTGCGATCATGCGCCTGGCCCAGATGGCCCGCGCCACCGGAATGCACCTTGTGCTGGCCACCCAGCGTCCCAGTGTGGACATCCTGACCAGCCTGATCAAGGTGAACGTGCCTGCCCGCATTGCCTTTGCAGTGTCCAGCAGCCACGATTCCCGCACCATTCTGGACAACACCGGAGCCGAACGCCTCACCGGACAGGGGGACATGCTGTTCTACCAGCCCGGACTGGTGAAACCTGTGCGCCTGCAGGGACCGTACATCTCCGAGGGTGAAACCGTGCGCATCAACGATTACCTGCGCCGCCAGTTCTTCGAGGACTGGTTCGGCGAGGCTTACGGCACCGACTTTGATGGGGTCGATGAAGGCGGAGCAGGCCCCAAAGCCAATGGTCCGATGGATTTCTCCGATCCTTTGCTCCGTCAGGCTGCAGAGATCTGCATCGAGGAAGGGCAGGGCAGCGTGTCCCGTCTGCAGCGCCGCCTGAGTGTGGGCCACGCCCGTGCAGGAAAACTGATGGACATGCTCGAAGCGATGGGCATTGTCAGCAAACACCAGGGCTCCAAGCCCAGAGACATCCTGATCACCCGGGAGGACTTGCCCGAGTTCTTTGGCAAGTGA
- a CDS encoding SLC13 family permease: MGTEQLLMLVLLVVALVFFSTELLAVDVTALLILALLVLFGLIKPDEAFQSFGSETVVVIAGLFVLTRALLKTGVIENIGSALQRYLGKKVKWVLRMMLAVIAGISGFVSNTATAAVFLPFMLSLTRRLNLNPSKTLMPLAFASILGGTITVIGTSTNLVVSGILPKFKQESFGFFELAWIGVPMTLIGLAYLWFVAPRLLPERSTDIGTNYQLRDYLADLTLPEGHAYHHKTLRETGLGEQYQLWVLAVRRGDKVIQSPGADFIVLTGDTLLLEGSSANLMRVKSALGLVTKAEENIAPSQLKLVELLVMPRSPLLGRTLKEYGFREKYGCTVLGFHRLEKTVIAPVARTRFQVGDVLLVQGTPEQTDRLKSNFVLIDDVSETVREHRKAPLAVLGFLFPIVMGASGLMPFSSAILISVVVMLIFRVVSPEESYSTIEWPVLALIAAMLAFGVAFQDTGTAEAIAGYLADWVKPIGPYGILAAFYILTVVLTQPMSNQAAALVVLPLAIGVANELGYNPRTFAVAITIAASNSFITPLEPASLLVFGPGRYKFIDFVKVGLPLTLLAFVLGMVIIPWKWPF, from the coding sequence ATGGGGACAGAGCAACTTTTGATGCTGGTGCTGCTGGTGGTGGCACTGGTGTTTTTTTCCACTGAACTTCTTGCTGTCGATGTCACCGCCCTGCTGATTCTGGCCCTGCTGGTGCTGTTCGGCCTGATCAAACCCGACGAGGCCTTCCAGAGTTTCGGTTCGGAAACGGTGGTGGTGATCGCAGGCCTTTTCGTGCTGACCCGTGCCCTGCTGAAAACCGGGGTGATTGAAAACATCGGGTCAGCTTTGCAACGGTACCTGGGAAAGAAAGTCAAATGGGTGCTGCGCATGATGCTTGCAGTCATTGCTGGGATCTCGGGCTTTGTGAGCAACACAGCAACAGCTGCAGTCTTTCTGCCTTTCATGCTCAGCCTGACCCGCAGGCTGAACCTGAATCCCTCCAAAACCCTGATGCCCCTGGCGTTTGCCAGCATCCTGGGCGGAACCATCACCGTCATTGGAACCAGCACCAACCTGGTGGTCTCGGGCATCCTGCCCAAATTCAAACAGGAATCCTTTGGCTTCTTCGAGCTTGCCTGGATCGGGGTTCCGATGACCCTGATCGGTCTGGCCTACCTGTGGTTCGTGGCTCCCCGCCTCCTCCCTGAGCGCAGCACCGACATCGGCACCAACTACCAGCTCAGGGATTACCTCGCGGACCTCACCCTCCCAGAAGGTCACGCCTACCACCACAAAACCCTCAGGGAAACCGGACTGGGCGAACAATACCAGCTCTGGGTGCTTGCGGTACGCAGAGGAGACAAGGTGATTCAGTCTCCAGGGGCCGATTTCATTGTGCTGACCGGGGACACCCTGCTTCTGGAGGGCAGCAGTGCCAACCTGATGCGTGTCAAATCTGCTCTTGGCCTCGTCACCAAAGCCGAAGAAAACATCGCTCCCAGCCAGCTGAAACTGGTGGAACTGCTGGTGATGCCCCGCTCTCCCCTGCTGGGCCGCACCCTCAAGGAATACGGCTTCCGGGAAAAATACGGCTGCACCGTGCTGGGCTTTCACCGCCTCGAAAAAACAGTGATTGCGCCGGTGGCCCGCACCCGCTTTCAGGTCGGAGATGTGCTGCTGGTGCAGGGCACCCCGGAACAAACAGACCGCCTGAAAAGCAACTTCGTGCTGATCGATGATGTCTCAGAAACCGTCAGGGAGCACCGCAAAGCCCCTCTGGCTGTTCTGGGGTTCCTTTTTCCCATCGTGATGGGAGCCAGTGGACTGATGCCCTTTTCCTCCGCCATCCTGATCAGTGTGGTGGTGATGCTGATCTTCAGGGTGGTCTCGCCAGAAGAAAGCTACAGCACCATTGAGTGGCCTGTGCTGGCCCTGATCGCTGCGATGCTGGCTTTTGGTGTGGCATTTCAGGACACCGGAACTGCCGAAGCCATCGCGGGATACCTGGCAGACTGGGTGAAGCCCATCGGACCCTACGGCATTCTGGCCGCCTTTTACATCCTGACGGTGGTCCTCACGCAGCCCATGTCCAATCAGGCGGCGGCACTGGTGGTGCTGCCCCTCGCCATCGGCGTGGCCAACGAACTCGGGTACAACCCACGCACCTTCGCTGTGGCCATCACCATTGCAGCCAGCAACAGTTTCATCACCCCACTGGAGCCCGCCAGTCTGCTGGTGTTTGGACCCGGAAGGTACAAGTTCATCGACTTCGTGAAAGTGGGCTTGCCCCTGACTTTGCTGGCGTTTGTGCTCGGGATGGTGATCATTCCGTGGAAGTGGCCGTTTTAA
- a CDS encoding [LysW]-lysine hydrolase, which produces MSIELLRHAVAIPSVSYHEAEVAKYLAEYMSKNGFQNAHVDPSGSAVGERGHGPLTVVLLGHIDTVPGDIQVRIEDGKLYGRGSVDAKGSFCTFVSAVQQLPDSALEKARFVCIGATEEEAPTSRGARHAVTQYQPNYIFIGEPSAWDAITLGYKGRLICKAEITKDNFHTAGEGTSASDDIVEFCNRVKKWAKDRDEAHGATGAFNTISVMVQSIHGDADGMQQVARASVGLRLPPGLHPTAAQQQIFEQRLPGMHLQFVGHEVPYRGEKDTPISRALRLAIRELGGTPKFKVKTGTSDMNVVAPHWDAPMVAYGPGDSGLDHTPFEHLELAEYEKAIEVLKRALIKLVGA; this is translated from the coding sequence GTGAGCATTGAACTTCTCAGGCACGCGGTGGCCATTCCCAGCGTGTCCTACCATGAGGCCGAGGTTGCAAAATACCTTGCAGAGTACATGTCCAAAAATGGGTTCCAGAATGCCCATGTGGACCCTTCGGGCAGTGCCGTGGGAGAGCGTGGACATGGGCCGCTGACTGTTGTGCTTCTGGGCCACATTGACACGGTGCCCGGAGACATCCAGGTTCGCATTGAGGACGGGAAACTGTACGGGCGCGGCTCGGTAGACGCCAAGGGCAGCTTCTGCACCTTTGTGAGCGCTGTCCAGCAGCTTCCCGATTCTGCCCTGGAAAAGGCCCGTTTTGTGTGCATCGGGGCCACCGAAGAGGAAGCCCCCACCTCCAGAGGGGCCAGACATGCGGTCACCCAGTACCAGCCCAATTACATCTTCATCGGGGAACCCAGTGCCTGGGACGCCATCACCCTGGGATACAAGGGACGCCTGATCTGCAAGGCCGAGATCACCAAGGACAATTTCCACACCGCAGGCGAGGGCACCAGTGCCTCGGATGACATTGTGGAATTCTGCAACCGGGTGAAGAAGTGGGCGAAAGACCGGGATGAGGCCCATGGAGCCACCGGAGCCTTCAACACCATCTCGGTGATGGTCCAGAGCATTCATGGGGACGCAGACGGCATGCAGCAGGTTGCGCGGGCCAGTGTGGGCCTGAGGCTGCCTCCTGGACTGCACCCCACTGCCGCCCAGCAGCAGATCTTTGAACAGCGCCTGCCGGGCATGCACCTGCAGTTCGTTGGGCATGAAGTGCCTTACCGTGGTGAGAAGGACACCCCCATCAGCAGGGCCCTCAGACTGGCCATCCGCGAACTGGGAGGAACCCCCAAATTCAAAGTCAAAACCGGCACCAGTGACATGAATGTGGTGGCCCCCCACTGGGATGCCCCGATGGTCGCTTATGGCCCTGGCGACTCTGGATTGGATCACACACCGTTCGAGCACCTGGAACTTGCAGAATACGAAAAGGCAATTGAGGTGTTGAAAAGGGCCCTGATCAAACTGGTCGGTGCCTGA
- a CDS encoding glycerophosphodiester phosphodiesterase, whose translation MKLLGHRGTPRTHTENTLEGFQNALVSGLDGIELDTQPTRDGDMVLFHDEHLPDGRLIAALKLEEIQQDYPYVPLLSDLLDWAKEHPDFFLNIELKNDSNVSDGREKHLIEVLKRYGMHEQIVISSFNPISLVRLYALDSSYRLGFLYDGELGLEWLAKVGLHLPLYSLHPHHSRVMEELIADAHRKNKKIFTWTVNDPALVQKFKVWGVDGVIGDVPEVLLG comes from the coding sequence ATGAAACTGCTCGGCCACCGGGGAACCCCCAGAACCCACACCGAAAACACCCTTGAAGGCTTCCAGAATGCTCTGGTCTCAGGGCTGGACGGCATTGAACTCGACACCCAGCCCACCAGAGACGGTGACATGGTCCTCTTTCACGACGAGCACCTTCCCGATGGTCGCCTGATTGCCGCCCTGAAGCTTGAAGAAATCCAGCAGGATTATCCCTATGTTCCGCTGCTCTCAGACCTGCTGGACTGGGCAAAAGAACACCCGGACTTTTTCCTCAACATCGAACTGAAAAACGACTCCAATGTCTCCGATGGCCGCGAGAAGCACCTGATCGAAGTGCTGAAACGATACGGGATGCACGAACAGATCGTGATCAGCAGCTTCAATCCCATCAGCCTGGTGCGATTGTACGCCCTGGACAGCAGTTACCGGCTGGGTTTCCTGTATGACGGGGAACTGGGCCTGGAATGGCTGGCAAAAGTGGGCCTCCACCTGCCCCTCTACAGCCTGCATCCCCACCATTCAAGAGTGATGGAAGAACTGATTGCAGATGCACACCGCAAGAACAAGAAAATCTTCACCTGGACAGTCAATGATCCTGCGCTGGTGCAAAAGTTCAAGGTGTGGGGTGTGGATGGTGTGATCGGGGATGTGCCGGAGGTGTTGCTGGGTTAG
- a CDS encoding MFS transporter: MNGLHQWRQRTFQALIHTDFRVYWYSQILSLLASWIQTTALSYLVLELTPSSQVLGWVNVVQFTPTLLFSLFAGALLDRISKKAVLQGTQVAFMLIAIASGVLIHTGLITLPLIFVMSALTGFANAFNMPARQSLLAEFVPRESLPNAVALNSLAFNTSRTIGQALFGLVVPLGVFMLAGGDEHAISRLAFPFYLNALTFLGVMFIQAQLHWKDPEPQIQQGMLGRIAEGLRYVKSSPKVKFIMLLIGVVSITVINFNILIPYFAKQVFHLKEAAFGGLSAAFGAGCMIGALWQASKPKPERNLRYAALALPVTNILFALSPNLMLGTVALVLCGFSMMSCLVSANSLIQLTIPHELRGRVMSLYTTVLVGSAPIGAALEGYAIAEDGLFGPHLGVVVLSAIGMLFIGWLLYAYRNALK; this comes from the coding sequence ATGAACGGCTTGCATCAGTGGCGGCAACGCACCTTCCAGGCCCTGATCCACACCGATTTCAGGGTGTACTGGTACTCCCAGATCCTCAGCCTGCTGGCCAGCTGGATTCAGACCACCGCCCTCTCCTACCTCGTGCTGGAACTCACCCCCTCCAGTCAGGTGCTGGGCTGGGTGAATGTCGTCCAGTTCACACCCACCCTGCTGTTTTCCCTTTTTGCGGGTGCACTGCTGGACCGCATTTCCAAGAAAGCTGTCTTGCAAGGGACACAGGTGGCATTCATGCTGATTGCCATTGCTTCTGGTGTTTTGATCCATACCGGACTGATCACCCTGCCCCTGATTTTTGTGATGTCTGCCCTGACTGGGTTTGCCAACGCCTTCAACATGCCCGCCAGACAGTCCCTGCTCGCAGAGTTTGTGCCCAGAGAATCGCTTCCCAACGCCGTGGCCCTCAACAGTCTGGCCTTCAACACCTCCCGCACCATCGGACAGGCCCTGTTTGGTCTGGTGGTTCCCCTCGGGGTGTTCATGCTGGCAGGTGGAGACGAGCACGCCATCAGCCGACTGGCTTTCCCGTTCTACCTGAACGCCCTCACCTTTCTGGGGGTGATGTTCATCCAGGCCCAGTTGCACTGGAAGGACCCGGAGCCCCAGATCCAGCAGGGCATGCTTGGGCGCATCGCTGAAGGCCTCCGCTACGTGAAATCCAGCCCCAAGGTCAAGTTCATCATGCTGCTGATCGGGGTGGTCTCCATCACCGTCATCAACTTCAACATCCTGATTCCCTACTTTGCCAAGCAGGTGTTTCACCTCAAAGAAGCCGCCTTTGGAGGGCTCAGTGCTGCCTTCGGGGCGGGATGCATGATTGGAGCCCTCTGGCAGGCCAGCAAACCGAAACCCGAACGCAACCTCAGGTACGCTGCACTGGCCCTGCCCGTCACCAACATCCTTTTTGCCCTCAGCCCCAACCTGATGCTGGGAACAGTCGCCCTGGTGCTGTGCGGTTTTTCCATGATGAGCTGTCTGGTCAGTGCCAACAGCCTGATTCAACTGACCATCCCCCACGAACTGCGAGGCCGGGTGATGAGCCTGTACACCACCGTGCTGGTCGGAAGCGCCCCCATCGGGGCTGCCCTGGAAGGGTACGCCATCGCTGAAGATGGTCTTTTCGGGCCTCACCTGGGTGTGGTGGTGCTCAGTGCCATCGGGATGCTGTTCATTGGGTGGCTGCTGTATGCCTACCGCAATGCCCTGAAGTAG
- a CDS encoding LysM peptidoglycan-binding domain-containing protein, protein MRSNLSVLGVLLLLSTAQAGSYTVQKNDTLYSLSKRFGLSVEELMKLNHLEEPKLTLGQVIQVPDAKAGPVSAPITTHPKEHVVAKQETLFGIARKYGLSMEDLKRWNGLTGNDLDIGQVLKLSAPPEKVAAPVKPEVKVTNTKPVPPAKTETKSEVKPEPKSPVTPADAKTTRAEPAKTEVKTTPVVKPEVKAEVKVETKTEVRTETVKSPVKPVETVKTEPVKTTPEVAQAPVKAVKVKPVLNNPTLYTVEKGDNLYNLARRFGVTVDDLMTWNALEKSALDVGQTLQLIAKIQPAPESAVAAKQPEVKPEAKTEIKAEVKAEPVPVKVMSTVKPSAEQEKVTVKPVQVVENATTITPVIDPEHHTVQRGDTLSALARKYSTTVGALQEANGLTDTDLKVGQVLILPSTLKNIPQPSNLVNIVSTNPNPWRDYAMSLLNLPYIYGGNDPLRGLDCSSFTLLVMQQAGVRLPRTSMEQSQVGQPIDRQEMQEGDLIFFDTLGHGVSHVGIYLGDNQFIHANSYLERVSIDDVTNTYYARRVVGVRRVLSPLTASKR, encoded by the coding sequence ATGCGTTCCAATCTCAGTGTTTTGGGTGTTCTTTTGCTGCTTTCCACCGCCCAGGCGGGCAGTTATACCGTTCAGAAGAATGACACGCTTTACAGCCTCTCAAAACGCTTCGGCCTCAGTGTCGAAGAACTCATGAAGCTCAACCATTTAGAGGAGCCTAAACTCACCCTTGGACAGGTGATTCAGGTGCCAGATGCCAAAGCTGGTCCTGTTTCTGCTCCCATCACCACCCATCCAAAAGAGCACGTTGTTGCCAAACAGGAAACGCTGTTTGGAATTGCCAGAAAATACGGGCTCAGCATGGAGGACCTCAAACGGTGGAACGGGCTCACTGGCAACGATCTGGACATCGGTCAGGTCCTGAAACTGTCTGCACCTCCAGAAAAAGTGGCTGCTCCGGTCAAGCCAGAAGTCAAGGTCACCAACACCAAGCCTGTTCCTCCAGCCAAAACGGAAACCAAATCAGAGGTCAAACCCGAGCCCAAATCTCCGGTGACGCCTGCTGACGCAAAAACAACCAGAGCAGAACCTGCGAAAACTGAGGTGAAAACCACTCCTGTGGTCAAACCAGAGGTCAAGGCTGAAGTCAAGGTTGAGACCAAAACCGAGGTCAGAACGGAGACTGTGAAGTCCCCTGTCAAACCTGTGGAAACGGTGAAAACCGAGCCCGTGAAAACCACTCCCGAGGTGGCCCAGGCTCCAGTCAAAGCGGTCAAAGTCAAACCTGTCCTGAACAATCCCACCCTTTACACCGTTGAAAAAGGGGACAATCTGTACAATCTGGCACGCAGGTTTGGGGTCACAGTGGATGACCTGATGACCTGGAACGCCCTGGAGAAGAGTGCACTGGATGTGGGCCAGACCCTGCAATTGATCGCAAAAATTCAGCCTGCTCCTGAAAGCGCAGTTGCTGCAAAACAGCCCGAAGTGAAGCCTGAGGCCAAAACAGAAATCAAAGCAGAGGTCAAGGCTGAGCCTGTTCCTGTCAAAGTCATGTCCACAGTGAAGCCCTCTGCAGAGCAAGAGAAAGTCACCGTGAAACCTGTGCAGGTGGTGGAAAATGCAACCACCATCACTCCGGTCATCGATCCTGAGCACCACACTGTGCAAAGGGGTGACACCCTGAGTGCCCTGGCCCGCAAATACTCCACCACGGTGGGCGCACTTCAGGAAGCCAACGGCCTGACCGACACAGACCTGAAGGTGGGCCAGGTGTTGATTCTCCCGAGCACCCTCAAGAACATTCCCCAGCCTTCCAATCTGGTGAACATCGTCAGCACCAACCCCAATCCCTGGCGGGATTATGCCATGAGCCTGCTCAACCTGCCCTACATCTATGGAGGAAATGATCCCCTGAGAGGCCTGGATTGCAGCTCTTTCACCTTGCTGGTCATGCAGCAGGCTGGAGTGAGGCTGCCCAGAACCAGCATGGAACAGTCGCAGGTGGGTCAGCCCATTGACCGCCAGGAGATGCAAGAAGGGGACCTGATCTTCTTTGACACCCTCGGGCACGGGGTTTCACACGTGGGCATCTATCTGGGCGACAACCAGTTCATCCATGCCAACAGTTATCTGGAACGGGTTTCCATCGATGACGTCACCAACACCTATTACGCCAGGCGTGTTGTTGGTGTAAGACGGGTGCTCTCCCCTCTCACCGCTTCCAAGCGCTGA
- a CDS encoding Mov34/MPN/PAD-1 family protein translates to MILRIPEVLWKELWSHAFRDAPRECVGLLAGNGNLVQAVYPLINVAHDPTRQYFADPQRLVRAMKVMQSEGMELLGIYHSHPNGPSVPSMTDVRNAEYDVPYLILNLRDAEVGAYLLPSKEQVDVQVA, encoded by the coding sequence GTGATCCTGCGAATTCCAGAGGTGCTGTGGAAAGAACTGTGGAGCCATGCATTCCGTGATGCACCCAGGGAATGTGTGGGATTGCTGGCCGGGAACGGCAACCTTGTGCAGGCAGTGTATCCGCTGATCAATGTGGCCCATGATCCCACCCGGCAGTACTTTGCCGATCCTCAGCGTCTGGTGCGGGCCATGAAGGTCATGCAATCTGAGGGGATGGAACTGCTGGGAATCTACCACTCTCACCCCAATGGCCCGAGTGTGCCCAGCATGACCGACGTGCGCAATGCCGAATATGACGTGCCTTACCTGATCCTCAACCTGCGGGATGCTGAAGTGGGAGCCTACCTGCTCCCGAGCAAGGAGCAGGTGGACGTGCAGGTCGCCTGA